In Sphingobacterium sp. SYP-B4668, the sequence TGTGTACCTAAGACCTTTATTGAGCTTCCGTTGCTCTCGACAATAAAGGGACGATTAGTGTCTTTGGTTACCTCGAAATAAGCCTCACCTTCCAAGAAGACCCGTCTCTCCTGTTGTGAAAATTGAACTGGAAATTTTAGTTGGGAGAGCGCATTGACCCATACCTTAGTACCATCAGAAAGTTCGATCTTAAAAAAATTGGCTTTGGGCACCACCAATGTGTTGTAGACTACTTGCTTTGGTGTAACAGCCGACTCTTCCTTATACTTAAGTGCTTTACCGTCACCCTCTATAGTCGCATCTGCGATGCTTGTTCCAGAGTCGATATCTTTTAGATCTACACTACTCCCATCCGGGAGGATAAGCTGTGCACCTGCTGTGCCTGGAGAGACATCATTTTTGTATTTTGTAGTGGTAATAGCTAAAGTTGTTTTTTCGTTTGAGATGTCAGGAGAGTTCATCCAAAACCAGCTCGCACAAAAGCAGACCAACAACACGGCCACGATGGAGGCGTATCGATAGTAGCGTGTTCTTGATTTCTTAAATTCCTTTTTTTGAAACTGCTCCCAAGCGTTATCGGAATCTATAGCATGTATGAAATTCAAATCACCCTCGAGATGCTTTGCATTTCTGAATTGGTGAACCAATGCTTGGTTCTTGGCATCTTCTAGCAACCAAGTATCGAATGCGCGAGCTTCTTCCTGGGTCAGTTGCCCCTGCAAGTATCGCTGAATCAATACACTGATATAAAACTTATCTCTTTCCATAAATGTCGGTTATATATAAAGTAACGTTGACTTGCCAATAGGGTGACAAGGAATTAACGATTTTTTAACATTTTAATAAAAAAAATGAAATACAGGCTTTTAAATGGATGAAAAGCCCATGAAATAGAGAGAATGCTATCCCTTTAAGAATAAAATAAAAAGTGCTAAAAACTCAGGATTCAGCTTCGCCAAAAGAGTTTTCATCCCGCGTTGCTTTTGTGTCTTGACGGTATTGACACTGATTTGCAATTCTTTGGCAATCTCTAAATTAGAAAGTCCATCAAGATAGCCGAGTCTGAATATATGTTGACAGGAACTTGGCATCTCTGCCACAACACGATAAACATCAGCAATGACTTCAGAAAAGATAATGTCGTGCTCCACCTTGCTATCTTCACCTTCTATGATTGGATTCAACAACCAATACCGCTCCTCAACTTTCTCCTTACGATAGAGATTGTAACAAGTGAAACGTACAGATGTATAAAGAAAATTTTTGATGGCCAATTCTTCACTACACAGCTCATCTTTTTGATCAAAGTAAGCACAAAAAGCATCTTGAACGATATCCTCGGCTACCGATTTATCCCCTACCAATTTCCAGGCAAAGTGACAAAGCCGAGGATAGTATTTTTTAAACAGCAGCTCATCGATTGACTTCTTCATTCCATAACTCCCTCTTGATAAACGGTCTTAGTTAGTATTTGCAAGAGCAAGCTAAGAAATTATTCTCAAAAGACGATACAAACGGGCGAAAAAACATTTAAAGTAGAGAGCACATCTTTAAGCTTTCCACTCTTGGTATCCCGCTGGAACACGGTCACATTGTCGGTCAACTGGTTTGCGACAAGCAGCAGTTTCCCATTTGGTGAAAAATTAAAATTACGAGGGCCTTTCCCCTTTACATCATAGGTATCCAAGAGCACTAGCGTCCCATCAGCCTTTACTTGATAGGCCGATATTACATTGGCATCCACTCTATTGCTTGCATATAGAAAATGACCATCTGGCGAAAGCTTGATATCTGCGGCTCCGTCTTTACCTTGAAAACCAGTTCTATTGATTGTAATTTCTTGAAGTTGCTTCCAATTGTCTGCCTCCTTTTGATACACCACCACCTTGGCAGTCATTTCCAAAACCACATATAGATATTTACCATCTCGACTTAAAGTGATGTGTCGAGGGCCACCACCCGCAGGTGTTGAAACAACAGAAGGCTCACCTAGTTGATAATGACCATCTTTGGACTGAATGGGATAAATCGTAATCTTATCGGTACCTAGATCTTGGACATATAGGGCGCTAAAGTCATTGGAAAAAAAAGCAGAATGTACATGGGGTTTTTCCTGTCTTGCCTTATCTACCCCACTTCCTGAATGCTGGACAAATGCTTCTTGACTTGCGATACTTCCATCTTTATGGAGCTTATAGAGGGTAAATGATCCTCCTGAGTAATTTGACACGACTGCAATAGGGTCACGTTCGCTCAATGCCACATGGCAGGGATCGGCACCACCTGTAGGCATACTGTTCAACAGACGAAGTTGCTTCCCGTCAAAGGCAAAAGCCGACAGCGACTCCGTACCATCATGCATTTCGTTCACAGCATATATAACACGTCCATCGGATCGCTTTGCCAAGTAAGAAGGAT encodes:
- a CDS encoding FecR family protein; translated protein: MERDKFYISVLIQRYLQGQLTQEEARAFDTWLLEDAKNQALVHQFRNAKHLEGDLNFIHAIDSDNAWEQFQKKEFKKSRTRYYRYASIVAVLLVCFCASWFWMNSPDISNEKTTLAITTTKYKNDVSPGTAGAQLILPDGSSVDLKDIDSGTSIADATIEGDGKALKYKEESAVTPKQVVYNTLVVPKANFFKIELSDGTKVWVNALSQLKFPVQFSQQERRVFLEGEAYFEVTKDTNRPFIVESNGSSIKVLGTHFNVNSYLRSVRTTLLEGKVEVAVGDQKMILLPGEYSASSEDGIKKGKADIKREMAWKNNEFYFAGDNIAQIAAELSRWYDLDVSFIGQISFDKVYSGSIERDVNLSQVLDMLSYVSHLDFDIEGKKLTIINRQQNKKNMEN
- a CDS encoding RNA polymerase sigma-70 factor, with amino-acid sequence MKKSIDELLFKKYYPRLCHFAWKLVGDKSVAEDIVQDAFCAYFDQKDELCSEELAIKNFLYTSVRFTCYNLYRKEKVEERYWLLNPIIEGEDSKVEHDIIFSEVIADVYRVVAEMPSSCQHIFRLGYLDGLSNLEIAKELQISVNTVKTQKQRGMKTLLAKLNPEFLALFILFLKG
- a CDS encoding lactonase family protein, with amino-acid sequence MTTIKLKKVVSYMVMVTCLSIPATLLAQTHVPLFVGTYTQPGKSEGIYVYNFNQKTGGAELITSIKTNNPSYLAKRSDGRVIYAVNEMHDGTESLSAFAFDGKQLRLLNSMPTGGADPCHVALSERDPIAVVSNYSGGSFTLYKLHKDGSIASQEAFVQHSGSGVDKARQEKPHVHSAFFSNDFSALYVQDLGTDKITIYPIQSKDGHYQLGEPSVVSTPAGGGPRHITLSRDGKYLYVVLEMTAKVVVYQKEADNWKQLQEITINRTGFQGKDGAADIKLSPDGHFLYASNRVDANVISAYQVKADGTLVLLDTYDVKGKGPRNFNFSPNGKLLLVANQLTDNVTVFQRDTKSGKLKDVLSTLNVFSPVCIVF